In a genomic window of Vigna angularis cultivar LongXiaoDou No.4 chromosome 6, ASM1680809v1, whole genome shotgun sequence:
- the LOC108344106 gene encoding uncharacterized protein LOC108344106 has protein sequence MSPFGGDGTSSSAEKRRRKIIELEEMWLHAYDSSKNYKEKVIFYHDRKLVKKVFNSGQRVLLFNSRLKLFLRNLKSKLYGSFMIKNVLPHGALELIDPPFEDPQRSWVVNGQRLKHYLGSEVERLSTIMELVDPD, from the coding sequence ATGTCACCTTTCGGTGGAGATGGAACATCGAGCTCTGCAGAAAAGAGGAGAAGGAAAATTATTGAGCTTGAGGAGATGTGGTTGCATGCCTATGATTCTTCcaagaattacaaagaaaaggtgatattttatcatgacaggaagctggTAAAAAAAGTCTTTAATTCAGGACAGCGGGTGCTGCTGTTCAATTCACGACTAAAGCTTTTCCTTAGAAATTTGAAGTCCAAGTTGTATGGTTCGTTTATGATCAAGAATGTCCTTCCACATGGAGCATTAGAGTTAATAGATCCACCCTTTGAAGACCCACAAAGAAGTTGGGTAGTCAATGGACAACGTCTTAAGCATTATTTGGGGAGTGAGGTGGAACGCCTTTCCACAATCATGGAATTGGTTGATCCAGATTGA